A stretch of Candidatus Neomarinimicrobiota bacterium DNA encodes these proteins:
- a CDS encoding ABC transporter ATP-binding protein, translating into MPDLIYLKEIKRHYDVGGEVVRALDGIDLTINHNEYISIMGPSGSGKSTLMNMIGCLDSPTEGIYEFEGELVHEMDDNQLASIRNRKIGFVFQTFNLLPKATALRNVEVPLIYANIPKNDRIEKAKTSLIAVGLEERMHHKPNELSGGQRQRVAIARALVNDPSIILADEPTGNLDSKSGVEIMKILDKLHSSGNTIILVTHEEYIADHADRTIHLFDGKIKEDITTAKNKRVFS; encoded by the coding sequence GTGCCTGATCTCATTTATTTAAAAGAAATTAAACGCCATTATGATGTAGGCGGAGAAGTGGTTCGTGCATTAGATGGTATTGATCTCACCATCAATCATAATGAATATATTTCAATTATGGGACCTTCAGGTTCCGGAAAATCAACGCTCATGAACATGATTGGCTGTTTAGATTCTCCCACAGAAGGCATTTATGAATTTGAGGGCGAACTCGTCCATGAAATGGATGATAATCAATTGGCTTCGATTCGAAACCGAAAAATTGGGTTTGTATTTCAAACGTTTAATTTACTACCCAAAGCCACTGCCCTTCGCAATGTGGAAGTTCCACTTATATATGCAAACATTCCCAAAAATGATCGGATTGAAAAAGCGAAAACATCACTGATTGCCGTTGGATTAGAAGAACGCATGCATCATAAACCTAATGAGCTTTCCGGTGGACAACGTCAGCGTGTAGCCATTGCAAGAGCATTGGTAAATGATCCATCTATCATTTTAGCAGATGAACCAACCGGGAATTTGGATTCAAAGAGTGGTGTGGAAATCATGAAGATATTAGATAAACTGCATTCTTCCGGAAATACAATCATCTTGGTAACTCATGAAGAATACATCGCAGACCATGCTGATAGAACCATACACCTTTTCGATGGAAAAATTAAAGAGGACATTACAACAGCGAAAAATAAAAGAGTGTTCTCTTGA